The following proteins come from a genomic window of Paenibacillus swuensis:
- the rplI gene encoding 50S ribosomal protein L9: MRVIFLKDVKGQGKKGDIKELSEGYVNNFLLPKGLVKAASEGNVKTLELQTVAEGKRKDKEKQDAQDLAAKLEAMTIEIRSKIGEGGRLFGSITSKQIAEALAAKGYKIDKRKIELNDPIRTLGVTQMPVKLHPEVKATLKVQVSEEK; this comes from the coding sequence ATGAGAGTTATTTTTCTGAAAGATGTAAAGGGTCAAGGCAAAAAAGGCGATATTAAAGAGTTATCCGAGGGATACGTTAACAATTTCCTGTTGCCGAAAGGCTTGGTTAAAGCCGCTTCCGAAGGCAATGTAAAGACATTGGAACTACAGACGGTTGCCGAAGGCAAGCGTAAAGATAAAGAGAAGCAAGACGCTCAAGATCTGGCGGCTAAGCTGGAAGCGATGACGATCGAGATTCGTTCCAAAATCGGGGAAGGCGGTCGCCTCTTCGGTTCCATCACAAGCAAGCAGATCGCAGAAGCGCTGGCTGCCAAAGGCTACAAGATTGATAAGCGCAAAATTGAACTAAACGATCCGATTCGCACCCTCGGCGTAACCCAGATGCCGGTGAAGCTGCATCCGGAAGTGAAAGCTACGCTCAAGGTTCAAGTTTCGGAAGAGAAGTAA
- the dnaB gene encoding replicative DNA helicase, with product MNGEMLFDRIPPQNMEAEQAVLGAVLLDGEALITSMERIRSEDFYSSAHQRIYEAMVELGEGNQPVDLVTLTSRLQDKKELEDIGGVSYLAKLANAVPTAANVDYYAQIVEEKSMLRRLIRTATQIVSNGYGGAEDVSGILNEAEQRILEISNRRTGSGFISIRDVLMEVFDRVEMLNQSKGDMTGIPSGFTDLDKMTSGFQRNDLIIVAARPSVGKTAFALNIAQNVGVRSKETVAIFSLEMSAAQLVQRIICAEANVDAGRMRTGVLEGDDWEKMTMAIGSLSEAEIYIDDTPGITVSEIRAKCRRLKKEKGLGMILIDYLQLISGRGKAGENRQQEVSEISRTLKQIARELSVPVIALSQLSRGVEQRQDKRPMMSDLRESGSIEQDADIVAFLYRDDYYNQDSEKKNIIEIIIAKQRNGPVGTVELVFLKNYNKFVSLDRSHQEMSVG from the coding sequence ATGAACGGGGAAATGTTGTTCGACCGAATCCCGCCGCAAAATATGGAAGCCGAGCAAGCGGTACTCGGCGCCGTGCTCTTGGACGGCGAAGCGTTGATCACATCGATGGAGCGCATCCGCAGCGAGGACTTCTACAGCTCCGCCCACCAACGCATCTACGAGGCGATGGTGGAGCTGGGTGAGGGCAACCAGCCTGTCGATCTTGTCACGCTGACGTCACGTCTGCAGGACAAGAAAGAGCTGGAGGATATCGGCGGGGTCAGCTACCTCGCCAAGCTTGCCAACGCCGTCCCCACGGCGGCGAATGTGGACTACTATGCGCAGATCGTCGAAGAGAAATCCATGCTGCGCCGTCTCATCCGCACCGCCACCCAGATTGTCAGCAACGGGTATGGCGGGGCGGAGGACGTCAGCGGGATTCTTAACGAAGCGGAACAGCGCATTCTGGAGATCTCGAACCGCCGCACGGGCAGCGGGTTCATCTCGATCCGGGATGTGCTCATGGAAGTGTTCGACCGGGTGGAGATGCTCAACCAGAGTAAAGGCGACATGACCGGCATCCCGTCCGGGTTTACGGACTTGGACAAGATGACATCAGGCTTCCAGCGGAATGATCTGATCATCGTGGCCGCGCGTCCGTCTGTTGGTAAGACCGCGTTCGCGCTGAATATCGCGCAGAACGTCGGCGTACGGTCCAAAGAGACCGTAGCGATCTTCTCGCTGGAGATGTCAGCCGCGCAGCTCGTACAGCGGATTATCTGCGCCGAGGCGAACGTCGATGCCGGGCGTATGCGTACAGGCGTCCTGGAAGGGGACGACTGGGAGAAGATGACGATGGCGATCGGATCCTTGTCCGAAGCCGAGATTTACATCGATGATACGCCAGGGATCACGGTATCGGAGATTCGCGCCAAGTGCCGCCGTCTCAAGAAAGAGAAGGGGCTTGGCATGATTCTGATCGATTACCTCCAGCTCATTTCCGGACGGGGGAAAGCCGGCGAGAACAGACAGCAAGAGGTATCGGAAATTTCCCGTACATTGAAGCAGATTGCCCGGGAATTGTCCGTGCCGGTCATCGCGCTTTCTCAGCTTAGCCGGGGCGTAGAGCAACGGCAAGATAAACGTCCGATGATGTCCGACCTTCGGGAATCCGGTTCGATTGAGCAAGATGCGGATATCGTTGCCTTCTTGTACCGGGATGATTACTACAATCAGGACTCCGAAAAGAAGAACATCATTGAGATTATTATCGCCAAACAGCGGAACGGTCCCGTAGGTACGGTAGAACTGGTGTTTCTGAAGAACTATAATAAATTCGTTAGTCTGGACCGAAGTCATCAGGAGATGTCGGTCGGATAA
- a CDS encoding adenylosuccinate synthase: protein MSTVVVVGTQWGDEGKGKITDFLAESAEVVARYQGGNNAGHTIMIDEKKYKLHMIPSGIFYDNKICVIGNGMVINPAALIEEINYIHDNGFKTDNLRISDRAHVIMPYHMVLDGLEEDRKGANKIGTTRKGIGPAYMDKAARNGIRIADLMDAAEFEMKLRRIMEEKNQLIESVYGTRGLEVDPILEEYLAFAEILRPYVTDTSVVLNDNIDAGKRVLFEGAQGVMLDIDQGTYPYVTSSNPTAGGVCIGAGVGPTKIRQVIGVAKAYTTRVGDGPFPTEQTNETGDWIREKGHEYGTTTGRPRRVGWFDSVVVRHARRVSGITGLSLNSIDVMTGLETVKICTGYKYKGEVIDYYPASLNMLAECEAVYEELPGWTEDVTGVRSLDELPANARHYLERVSQLSGIPIAIFSVGRNREQTNQVRPIYV, encoded by the coding sequence ATGTCAACGGTAGTTGTAGTAGGAACCCAATGGGGAGACGAAGGTAAAGGCAAGATTACGGATTTCCTGGCAGAAAGCGCGGAGGTTGTCGCTCGTTATCAAGGCGGTAACAATGCCGGCCATACCATCATGATTGATGAGAAAAAATATAAATTGCACATGATTCCATCCGGAATTTTCTATGATAATAAAATTTGTGTGATCGGCAACGGCATGGTGATCAACCCGGCTGCCCTGATTGAAGAAATTAACTATATCCATGACAATGGGTTCAAAACAGACAATCTGCGCATCAGCGACCGCGCACATGTTATTATGCCCTACCATATGGTGCTGGACGGCCTGGAAGAGGACCGTAAAGGCGCGAATAAGATCGGAACGACCCGCAAAGGAATCGGCCCGGCATATATGGATAAAGCAGCGCGGAACGGGATTCGTATCGCGGATCTGATGGATGCCGCCGAATTCGAAATGAAGCTGCGCCGGATTATGGAAGAAAAGAATCAACTGATCGAATCCGTTTACGGAACGCGCGGTCTGGAAGTGGATCCGATTCTTGAAGAGTACCTGGCGTTCGCCGAGATCCTTCGTCCTTATGTGACCGATACTTCGGTCGTGTTGAACGACAACATTGACGCGGGCAAGCGTGTGTTGTTCGAAGGCGCGCAAGGCGTCATGCTGGATATTGACCAAGGTACGTACCCGTACGTAACTTCATCCAATCCGACAGCCGGCGGCGTGTGTATCGGCGCAGGCGTTGGACCGACGAAGATTCGCCAAGTCATTGGGGTCGCTAAGGCTTACACGACCCGTGTCGGAGACGGCCCGTTCCCGACCGAGCAAACGAACGAAACCGGTGACTGGATCCGCGAGAAAGGCCATGAATACGGCACAACTACAGGACGTCCGCGCCGTGTAGGCTGGTTTGACAGCGTCGTTGTGCGTCATGCTAGACGCGTCAGCGGTATTACAGGCTTGTCCTTGAACTCCATTGATGTCATGACTGGACTTGAAACGGTGAAAATTTGTACCGGCTACAAGTATAAAGGAGAAGTCATCGACTACTACCCGGCTTCCCTGAATATGCTGGCGGAATGCGAAGCGGTGTATGAGGAGCTTCCGGGCTGGACGGAGGATGTTACAGGCGTTCGTTCCTTGGATGAGCTGCCGGCTAACGCCCGTCATTACCTGGAACGCGTATCGCAGCTATCCGGTATTCCGATTGCCATCTTCTCGGTAGGACGTAACCGTGAACAAACGAATCAGGTTCGCCCGATTTACGTATAG
- a CDS encoding carbohydrate-binding protein, with amino-acid sequence MNVLNLRPSAPGSASDSASASDSAAGYASASGSASAAPSAHASGPASAFITKPFLLALIAALLLSLLPIFSTTAEAADRGAWATYTNYAVGDTVTYAGKTYQCRQAHHSLPGWEPANVASLWLEGTGGGGDADTQAPSAPGGLTSTGTTASSVSLSWTASTDNTAVTGYDVYSGASLAVAITGTSATVSGLSANTAYTFTVKAKDGAGNISAASSAVTVTTQTGGSGGSSCGQTPAWSSTAVYTSGARVSHNSKIYEAKWWTQGNHPDQGGESGPWKYISDCSVTNDTQAPSVPTGVVSAGATSYSVSLSWNASTDNTAVTGYNVYNGSALAVSVTGTSATVVGLAASTTYTFTVRAKDAAGNLSASSSAVSVQTQTGTTQPGTRKFVSYASSWNTSIYDLTTANIPNYITDINLAFARPDTAYVKGSYAFDQAVAGFEFVEGKTGSTGQKKFTAQQAQDLRGNIAALKSRGTGVWVSVGGWDYSQGSQWSSFSAPRVVDLALDLGATGVDIDWESSTSNCNKLTADQFSCTKDGEIGGIINSLYNEIKARGASLKISIAGWSTGAYYVKGTPFEEGKVQWGSPFGGTMYSLVKNHGGKIDMINLMSYDAGDYYDPREGYESYRAIYNGPINMGMEIAPEGSGGAILELLAPAGTVYDADMLTGQNNVASPYYNVETMVKYMKNKARPSDGFMMWQLWKQRVHQPAPAGAATENSAGQYVCNNLPLAGSCAQTIPTLPKL; translated from the coding sequence ATGAACGTGCTCAACCTTCGTCCTTCTGCTCCTGGCTCTGCTTCTGACTCTGCTTCTGCTTCTGACTCTGCTGCCGGTTACGCTTCCGCCTCTGGTTCCGCTTCTGCTGCTCCTTCTGCTCATGCTTCCGGTCCCGCTTCCGCATTCATTACCAAACCCTTCTTACTCGCTCTGATTGCCGCCCTTCTTCTAAGCTTACTCCCGATCTTCAGCACGACAGCCGAGGCCGCCGACCGCGGTGCTTGGGCAACCTACACCAACTACGCTGTCGGCGATACCGTTACTTACGCAGGCAAAACCTATCAGTGCCGCCAGGCGCATCATTCCCTTCCCGGCTGGGAGCCGGCTAACGTCGCTTCCTTATGGCTGGAAGGCACTGGCGGCGGTGGCGACGCGGATACGCAAGCTCCATCCGCCCCGGGCGGCTTGACGTCCACAGGCACGACCGCTTCCAGCGTGAGCCTTTCCTGGACGGCCTCCACCGACAACACAGCTGTAACCGGTTACGATGTGTATAGCGGCGCATCCCTAGCCGTAGCTATAACCGGCACAAGCGCAACGGTGAGCGGCTTATCGGCCAACACAGCCTACACCTTCACGGTGAAAGCCAAGGACGGCGCAGGCAACATCTCTGCGGCCAGTTCCGCGGTTACTGTGACAACCCAGACTGGAGGATCCGGCGGCAGCAGCTGCGGACAGACGCCGGCCTGGAGCTCAACGGCTGTGTATACGAGCGGCGCGCGAGTTTCTCACAACAGCAAGATTTACGAAGCCAAATGGTGGACGCAAGGAAACCATCCTGATCAGGGCGGTGAATCCGGCCCCTGGAAGTATATTAGCGATTGCTCGGTAACGAATGACACTCAGGCTCCTTCCGTCCCTACAGGAGTTGTATCTGCAGGTGCGACCAGCTACAGTGTTTCCTTGTCCTGGAACGCTTCTACCGATAATACGGCCGTTACCGGTTATAACGTTTACAATGGGTCGGCTCTCGCCGTAAGCGTGACCGGAACCTCCGCCACCGTTGTCGGTCTGGCAGCTTCCACAACGTACACGTTCACGGTCAGGGCCAAGGATGCGGCGGGCAACCTGTCAGCGTCGAGCTCAGCCGTCTCTGTGCAAACACAGACTGGAACAACCCAGCCCGGCACACGTAAGTTCGTAAGCTACGCCAGCTCATGGAACACAAGTATTTATGATCTGACCACGGCGAACATTCCGAACTATATTACCGATATCAACCTCGCTTTTGCCAGACCGGATACCGCCTATGTGAAAGGTTCTTACGCATTCGATCAAGCGGTTGCCGGCTTTGAGTTTGTGGAAGGGAAGACGGGTTCAACCGGACAGAAGAAATTCACGGCACAGCAAGCGCAGGATTTACGCGGTAATATCGCCGCATTGAAATCCCGGGGAACCGGTGTCTGGGTGTCTGTCGGCGGCTGGGATTACAGTCAGGGCAGTCAATGGTCCTCCTTCAGCGCGCCGCGTGTGGTTGATTTGGCACTGGATCTTGGCGCTACAGGCGTAGACATTGACTGGGAATCCAGCACCAGCAACTGTAACAAGCTGACTGCGGACCAGTTCAGTTGCACGAAGGACGGCGAAATCGGAGGCATCATCAATAGCTTGTACAACGAGATTAAGGCGCGCGGAGCGTCCCTGAAAATCTCCATCGCAGGCTGGTCCACTGGCGCCTATTACGTGAAAGGGACCCCTTTTGAAGAAGGTAAAGTGCAGTGGGGCTCTCCGTTCGGCGGCACCATGTACAGTCTGGTGAAGAACCATGGCGGGAAGATCGATATGATCAATCTGATGTCCTATGATGCGGGAGACTATTACGACCCTCGTGAAGGCTATGAATCGTATCGCGCCATCTACAATGGACCGATTAACATGGGTATGGAGATTGCACCTGAAGGCTCCGGCGGGGCCATATTAGAACTTCTCGCTCCTGCAGGCACGGTCTATGACGCTGATATGCTGACCGGTCAGAACAACGTGGCTTCTCCGTATTACAACGTGGAAACCATGGTGAAGTACATGAAGAATAAAGCTCGTCCGTCCGACGGCTTTATGATGTGGCAATTATGGAAGCAGCGGGTGCATCAGCCTGCTCCGGCAGGTGCCGCCACCGAGAACAGCGCGGGCCAATATGTGTGCAACAACTTGCCGTTGGCGGGCTCCTGCGCTCAAACGATCCCGACCTTACCGAAGCTGTAA